The following are encoded in a window of Balaenoptera ricei isolate mBalRic1 chromosome 1, mBalRic1.hap2, whole genome shotgun sequence genomic DNA:
- the DHRS3 gene encoding short-chain dehydrogenase/reductase 3 isoform X6: MGTECHYFICDVGNREEVYQTAKAVREKVGDITILVNNAAVVHGKSLMDSDDDALLKSQHINTLGQFWTTKAFLPRMLELQNGHIVCLNSVLALSAIPGAIDYCTSKASAFAFMESLTLGLLDCPGVSATTVLPFHTSTEMFQGMRVRFPNLFPPLKPETVARRTVEAVQLNQALLLLPWTMHALIILKSILPQAALEEIHKFSGTYTCMNTFKGRT; the protein is encoded by the exons ATGGGCACCGAGTGCCACTACTTCATCTGTGATGTGGGCAACCGGGAGGAGGTGTACCAGACGGCCAAAGCTGTCCGGGAGAAG GTGGGCGACATCACCATCCTGGTGAACAACGCCGCCGTGGTCCATGGGAAGAGCCTGATGGACAGCGACGATGACGCCCTCCTCAAGTCCCAGCACATCAACACCCTGGGCCAGTTCTGG ACCACCAAGGCCTTCTTGCCACGGATGCTGGAGCTGCAGAACGGCCATATCGTGTGTCTCAACTCTGTGCTGGCGCTCTCTGCCATCCCCGGCGCCATCGACTACTGCACGTCCAAAGCCTCAGCCTTCGCCTTCATGGAGAGCCTGACCCTGGGGCTGCTGGACTGTCCGGGCGTCAGTGCCACCACCGTGCTTCCCTTCCACACCAGTACCGAGATGTTCCAGGGCATGAGGGTCAG GTTCCCCAACCTCTTCCCGCCCCTGAAGCCGGAGACTGTGGCCCGGAGGACAGTGGAAGCCGTGCAGCTCAATCAGGCCCTCCTCCTGCTCCCGTGGACGATGCACGCCCTCATTATCTTGAAAAG CATACTCCCACAGGCTGCCCTCGAGGAGATCCACAAATTCTCAGGAACCTACACCTGCATGAACACTTTCAAAGGGCGAACATAA